A single Maniola hyperantus chromosome 11, iAphHyp1.2, whole genome shotgun sequence DNA region contains:
- the LOC117986723 gene encoding organic cation transporter protein-like: MFEEEKNNSMETEPDNKRGGINGRKDSVFQKPLDLDAVLTTELGQFGWYQQRNILLVALPIILSTFINEFIFSAAAIPHRCRITECGEYGKSHVYDPEWISNAVPESGSGFASCERYVSSNPGINGSLDYCPENLFDKSSTTGCEGFVYARDNTVVYDFDLGCQEWLRAIAGTMSSVGTLLVLPITGYISDRFGRRFALIISVFNLGLFGLIRAFSVSYPMYLVMHLLQTTFGSGAYSSSYILAAELVGPKYRVITSASAASMFATGQVILGGVAWLIPNWRHMIIALHVPCFLVIVYYWLLSESVRWLLSKKRYTEAEKILQTVAKANKTYISEKSMLALMNPSETAVVSDVKNPGLVRTIIRSPVLLRRVCTTPIWWITMTFVYYGLSINSTGLSDTMHLNYILTCAIEIPGYVTAVLVLNRIGRKATLSSGYFLSAACNIAYIFVPNHMNVPRLILFLVGKFGISVVMTSVYLFTSELYPTEFRHTLLAFSSMIGRIGSITAPLTPVLMEYWHGIPSLMFGFMGVLSGLLVLTQPETLGTKLPDTLAEAEALGRAESKLDPTS; the protein is encoded by the exons ATgtttgaagaagaaaaaaacaATTCTATGGAAACAGAACCTGATAATAAAAGAGGTGGGATCAATGGCAGAAAAGACAGTGTTTTCCAAAAGCCGTTGGACCTTGACGCAGTGTTGACCACTGAGCTAGGCCAGTTCGGTTGGTACCAGCAGCGAAATATTCTTCTGGTCGCTTTACCAATTATATTATCAACATTTATCAATGAGTTCATATTCTCCGCTGCTGCAATACCACACAG ATGTCGAATCACTGAATGCGGTGAGTATGGCAAATCGCACGTCTACGATCCTGAATGGATTTCGAATGCGGTGCCAGAATCTGGCTCAGGGTTCGCCAGCTGTGAGAGATACGTGTCTAGTAACCCTGGCATCAACGGTTCCTTAGATTATTGCCCGGAGAATTTATTTGATAAGTCCTCTACTACTGGCTGCGAGGGGTTTGTGTATGCCCGTGACAATACTGTTGTATACGAT TTTGATCTGGGATGTCAAGAATGGCTGCGAGCGATAGCTGGCACGATGAGCAGCGTGGGCACCCTGCTGGTGCTGCCCATCACCGGCTACATCTCCGACCGCTTCGGTCGAAGGTTCGCCCTCATCATCAGTGTCTTCAACTTGGGGCTGTTCGGCCTCATCCGGGCCTTCTCCGTCAGTTACCCCATGTACTTGGTGATGCATCTTCTACAGACCACATTTGGATCTGGTGCTTACAGTTCGTCTTATATTTTGG CTGCCGAACTGGTTGGCCCCAAATACCGTGTTATAACAAGTGCTTCAGCAGCATCTATGTTTGCGACGGGACAGGTGATCCTGGGCGGAGTGGCCTGGCTGATACCCAACTGGCGACACATGATCATCGCCCTCCATGTCCCTTGCTTCCTCGTCATCGTCTACTACTGGCTGCTTTCCGAAAGCGTGCGGTGGTTGCTATCGAAGAAACGGTACACGGAAGCGGAAAAGATATTGCAAACTGTGGCGAAGGCGAACAAAACGTATATCAGTGAAAAGTCGATGCTAGCACTTATGAATCCTTCAGAAACTGCGGTCGTCTCTGATGTAA AAAATCCCGGATTAGTACGGACCATAATACGTTCTCCagttctactgagaagagtttGCACGACGCCAATATGGTGGATCACCATGACCTTTGTCTACTACGGCCTCTCCATCAACTCCACGGGGCTCTCCGACACCATGCATCTGAACTATATCTTGACATGCGCCATAGAGATCCCTGGTTACGTCACTGCAGTTCTGGTCCTGAACAGAATTGGTAGAAAGGCTACTTTATCGTCTGGTTATTTCCTCAGCGCGGCTTGCAACATCGCTTATATCTTTGTCCCTAACC ATATGAATGTCCCTCGACTTATCCTCTTCCTAGTGGGCAAGTTCGGTATATCGGTGGTGATGACGTCAGTGTACCTGTTCACGTCGGAGCTATATCCCACCGAGTTCCGACACACTCTGCTGGCGTTCTCTTCTATGATTGGTCGGATTGGCTCAATTACGGCTCCCTTAACGCCAGTTCTT ATGGAGTACTGGCACGGCATACCATCGCTGATGTTTGGCTTCATGGGCGTCCTCTCCGGCCTGCTAGTGCTCACGCAGCCAGAGACCCTAGGCACTAAGCTACCCGACACTCTCGCTGAGGCCGAAGCGCTGGGGAGAGCAGAGTCTAAGCTAGACCCtactagttaa